A genomic window from Planococcus rifietoensis includes:
- a CDS encoding NAD(P)H-dependent flavin oxidoreductase, with protein MAFKTRITELLGIDYPIIQGGLAYLAYADLAAAVSNAGGLGQITAMSLPGADELREEIRKVRELTDKPFGVNFAIGEHGRAFSHMLDVAIEEGVPVVSMTGGNPTPIFEQLEGTDIKKLVLVAARRQAEKAEMLGADAVMVVGHEGGGHLGRDDIGTMVLIPQVVDAVSIPVIASGGIGDGRGWMAAHALGAEGIEMGTRFIATKECIHASQLYKQQLIDSTENDTVIIKRSIGAPARTLSNAWTDRILEIEKESPSYEALKDYISGTANKRYIYDGEQEKGFGWAGQVTGLIRDVPTVQELFDRMIQQTEEIRKRWGIIERE; from the coding sequence ATGGCATTTAAGACAAGAATCACGGAACTGCTTGGAATCGACTATCCGATCATCCAAGGAGGCCTGGCATATTTAGCTTATGCGGATCTAGCGGCAGCGGTCTCGAATGCCGGAGGGCTTGGGCAGATTACGGCGATGAGCCTTCCGGGGGCAGATGAGTTGCGCGAAGAAATCCGCAAAGTCCGCGAATTGACAGATAAGCCATTCGGTGTAAATTTTGCGATCGGTGAGCACGGTCGTGCATTTTCACACATGCTCGACGTAGCGATCGAAGAAGGGGTGCCTGTTGTGTCGATGACTGGCGGCAACCCGACACCGATCTTCGAACAATTGGAAGGCACCGATATCAAGAAATTGGTGTTGGTGGCAGCAAGACGCCAAGCTGAAAAGGCGGAGATGCTTGGGGCGGATGCCGTTATGGTCGTCGGGCATGAAGGTGGGGGGCACCTCGGCCGTGATGATATCGGGACAATGGTTCTGATTCCGCAAGTGGTCGATGCCGTGTCGATTCCTGTGATCGCGTCTGGGGGCATTGGCGACGGCCGCGGATGGATGGCGGCGCATGCGCTAGGAGCTGAAGGAATAGAAATGGGAACACGTTTCATTGCAACAAAAGAATGCATTCACGCGTCACAGCTGTATAAGCAGCAGTTGATTGACAGCACAGAAAACGATACAGTTATTATCAAGCGCAGCATTGGTGCACCGGCCCGTACTTTGTCCAACGCATGGACGGATCGCATCTTGGAGATCGAAAAAGAGTCGCCGAGCTACGAAGCGCTAAAAGATTATATTAGCGGAACCGCCAATAAACGCTATATTTATGATGGAGAACAAGAAAAAGGGTTCGGCTGGGCAGGGCAAGTGACGGGCTTGATCCGGGACGTGCCGACTGTCCAGGAATTGTTCGACCGGATGATCCAGCAAACGGAAGAAATCCGTAAACGCTGGGGGATTATCGAAAGAGAGTAG
- a CDS encoding aminotransferase class I/II-fold pyridoxal phosphate-dependent enzyme, translating to MSQLETPLFDALLKHRNRHPIQFHIPGHKKGQGVDPAFREFVGDNILSIDLINIAPLDDLHSPKGAIKQAQELAAQAFGADHTFFSVQGTSGAIMTMILSVVGPNDKILVPRNVHKSIMSAIVFAGAIPVFIHPEVDPELGISHGISPESVEKALMEYPDAKAVLVINPTYFGVAADLKRIVDIAHDKSIPVLVDEAHGVHIHFHKSLPVSAMAAGADMAATSVHKLGGSMTQSSVLNVREGLVSPKRVQATLSMLTTTSTSYPILASLDTARRQLAIHGFDLIDQTIRLAQDARKRINKIPHLVCVGKELLNSSATYDMDPTKLLISVKNLGITGHQAEEWLRENANIEIELSDLYNILCLVTLGDSRKEINLLVNALQRMSEALETEHAVAEPIVLLPEIPRLAMTPRDAFYAETEIIPIDEAVGRISAEFIMVYPPGIPIFIPGEIITEENISYIHTNVKAGLPVQGPEDDSLQTLHVIKEHHAFR from the coding sequence TTGTCACAACTCGAAACTCCGCTCTTTGATGCTCTATTGAAGCATCGGAATCGGCATCCTATACAATTTCACATTCCCGGCCATAAAAAAGGCCAAGGGGTCGATCCCGCTTTCCGGGAATTTGTCGGCGATAATATCCTGTCGATTGACTTGATCAATATAGCGCCACTTGATGACCTGCATTCCCCAAAAGGCGCCATCAAACAAGCGCAGGAATTGGCAGCGCAGGCGTTTGGCGCAGACCATACTTTCTTCTCAGTCCAAGGAACGAGCGGCGCCATTATGACGATGATTTTGAGTGTCGTTGGGCCGAACGACAAAATCCTCGTCCCGCGCAACGTCCATAAATCCATCATGTCAGCCATCGTTTTTGCCGGCGCCATCCCTGTCTTTATCCATCCGGAAGTCGATCCAGAACTCGGCATCTCCCATGGCATTTCGCCTGAATCAGTAGAGAAAGCCTTAATGGAATATCCCGATGCCAAAGCAGTGCTTGTCATCAATCCAACTTATTTCGGCGTAGCCGCTGATTTGAAACGCATTGTCGATATCGCCCATGACAAATCCATTCCTGTGCTGGTCGATGAAGCGCACGGCGTCCATATCCATTTCCATAAATCCTTGCCAGTTTCCGCGATGGCAGCAGGCGCGGACATGGCTGCCACTTCGGTCCACAAACTAGGCGGCTCTATGACCCAAAGTTCTGTTTTGAATGTGCGTGAAGGATTGGTATCGCCGAAACGCGTCCAAGCGACTTTGTCGATGCTTACGACGACCTCGACATCCTACCCAATACTGGCATCGCTTGATACCGCACGGCGACAGCTCGCGATCCACGGCTTCGACCTGATCGACCAGACCATTCGGCTGGCACAGGACGCTCGCAAGCGGATCAATAAGATTCCCCATTTGGTATGCGTTGGGAAAGAGCTGCTTAATTCTTCCGCGACTTACGATATGGACCCGACCAAATTATTGATCAGCGTCAAAAACCTCGGCATCACCGGCCACCAGGCAGAAGAATGGCTGCGCGAGAACGCCAACATCGAAATCGAACTGTCCGATTTGTATAACATCCTCTGCCTCGTCACACTCGGTGATAGCCGGAAAGAAATCAACTTGCTCGTCAACGCCTTGCAGCGTATGAGTGAAGCCTTGGAGACTGAACATGCGGTTGCGGAACCGATTGTCTTATTGCCTGAAATTCCGCGGCTTGCGATGACGCCTCGCGATGCTTTCTACGCAGAGACGGAAATCATTCCGATCGATGAAGCGGTGGGACGTATCTCGGCCGAGTTCATCATGGTTTATCCACCGGGCATTCCGATTTTTATCCCGGGCGAAATCATTACCGAGGAAAACATTTCCTACATCCATACGAACGTCAAAGCCGGGCTGCCGGTGCAGGGCCCTGAAGATGATTCGCTCCAAACGCTTCATGTCATCAAAGAACATCATGCATTCCGTTAA